A DNA window from Pleuronectes platessa chromosome 19, fPlePla1.1, whole genome shotgun sequence contains the following coding sequences:
- the LOC128424828 gene encoding 5-hydroxytryptamine receptor 4 has protein sequence MATASPQHLLDDIINTGQQQQEQQQEFLSSLETIVLAIFLSIVIIMTVFGNLLVMVALCKDRHLRKKKTNYFIVSLAFADLLVALVVMPFAAIELTTGEWRYGEIFCLVRTSLDVFLTTASILHLCCIALDRYYAICCQPLVYRHKMTPVRVAVMLGLCWLIPTFISFLPIMQSWNAIGIEEIIEERQVLTGGSNDTSCVFLVNQPYALICSAVAFYVPLALMVLAYQRIYVTAMSHARQIETLQRAGSAPITGMIPVITVRPSTSSDPSEHCRLRTAMVSSSLEQAPIANSRMRVETKAAKTLAIIMGCFCLCWAPFFITNVVDPFIHYSVPWQLWTAWLWLGYINSGLNPFLYAFLNRAFRRAFLVILCCGDERYSRQGSYSYRQTRRPCTPTSVNGTSMALRLSFLPNRSYSDNGQTILANEHESQDSVGGQ, from the exons ATGGCCACAGCATCACCTCAACA TTTGTTGGATGACATAATAAACACgggacaacaacaacaggaacagcaGCAGGAATTCCTGAGCTCACTGGAGACGATCGTGCTCgccatctttctctccatcgTTATTATCATGACGGTGTTTGGCAACCTGCTGGTAATGGTGGCGCTCTGCAAGGACAGACATCTACG GAAGAAGAAGACCAACTACTTCATCGTGTCGCTGGCGTTCGCCGACTTGCTGGTGGCGCTGGTTGTGATGCCCTTTGCTGCCATCGAGTTGACCACCGGCGAGTGGCGGTACGGAGAGATCTTCTGCCTCGTCCGAACGTCCCTGGACGTCTTTTTAACCACAGCATCCATCCTGCACCTGTGCTGCATTGCACTCGACAG GTATTACGCTATCTGCTGCCAGCCACTGGTCTATAGACACAAGATGACGCCAGTGAGAGTGGCAGTAATGCTCGGCCTCTGCTGGCTCATCCCCACGTTTATCTCCTTCTTACCCATCATGCAGAGCTGGAACGCCATCGGCATCGAGGAGATT ATTGAGGAGAGGCAGGTCTTGACGGGCGGCTCCAACGACACCAGCTGTGTGTTCCTGGTCAACCAGCCCTACGCCCTGATCTGCTCTGCTGTGGCCTTCTACGTCCCGTTGGCCCTCATGGTTCTGGCCTACCAGCGGATCTACGTCACGGCCATGAGCCACGCACGGCAGATCGAGACGCTGCAGCGTGCCGGCTCGGCCCCCATCACCGGGATGATCCCAGTCATCACCGTGAGGCCCTCCACTTCCTCGGATCCCTCAGAGCACTGCCGTCTTCGGACAGCAATGGTGTCCTCCTCTTTGGAGCAGGCTCCCATAGCGAACAGCCGCATGCGCGTTGAGACCAAGGCGGCAAAGACCCTGGCAATTATAATGGGCTGTTTCTGCCTATGCTGGGCGCCGTTCTTCATCACCAACGTGGTAGACCCCTTCATTCATTACTCAGTGCCCTGGCAGCTGTGGACAGCCTGGCTGTGGCTCGGGTACATCAACTCAGGATTGAACCCGTTCCTGTACGCCTTCCTGAACCGGGCGTTTCGGAGGGCGTTCCTGGTGATCCTCTGCTGCGGGGACGAGCGGTACTCACGGCAGGGAAGCTACTCCTACCGACAAACCCGTAGACCGTGCACGCCCACGTCGGTCAACGGCACATCTATGGCACTGAG